Below is a genomic region from Candidatus Roseilinea sp..
GAAGAGCGCTTCCAAGATGTGCGCTACCGCGCCGAAGCGACCGGCGCGCCGGTGCTCGATGACGCCATCGCTTATCTCGATTGCACCGTGGCGCGCGCGCTCGACGCCGGCGATCACACCATTTTCATCGGCTTGGTGCAGGCCTCCGGCGTGCAGCGCCCCGACGACGCGCCGCTGCTCTACTTCAACGGCCGCTACCATCGCCTCGGCGACGCGGCAACCTGACGCCCTGATGGACCCGGCGACCGATTCACGATTCATAACCGATGACTCGCCAGCAACAACCGACGACTCATCCCCAGCAACCAACGACCGGCGACCCACGACCGCACACCGGACTCGCCGCCATCGCCGCTGCATTTGCCCGCGCCAAGGCCGAGGGCCGGCCGGCGCTCATGCCCTATTGGTCGCTGGGCTATCCCGACGTTGAAACTTCGCTGCGCGTGATCGAAGCCATCGCCCGCGCCGGCGCCGACCTGATCGAGCTCGGCGTGCCCTTCAGCGACCCGCTGGCCGACGGACCGGTCATCCAGCGCGCCAATCAGATCGCGCTCGAGCGCGGCATCACTGTAAGCCGAGGCATGCAGATCGCTGCGCGCGCCCGCGCGGCCGGCGTCCCCATCCCCTTCCTGGCGATGGGCTACCTCAACCCCGTCGTTGCCTACGGCGAGGCGCGCTACGTGGCCGACTGGCAGCGCGCCGGCGCCGATGGGTTGATCGTGCCCGACCTGCCGCCGGAAGAGTGCGGCGCGCTCAAGCGCGAGTGCGACGCGCGCCAGATGGCGCTGGTGCAGTTCACGGCGCCCACCAGCACCGATGCTCGCATCGGCCTGGCGACGAAATATGCCAGCGGGTTCATCTATGTCGTCTCGGTGGCCGGCGTGACCGGCGCGCGCGACCGGCTGGCCGAAGGGCTGCGCGACTACGTGGAGCGCGTGAAGGCTCGGGCCAGCGGCGTGCCGGTCGCGGTTGGCTTCGGCATCAGCAAGCCGGAGCACGTGCGCGAGGTCGGCCAGTTTGCCGATGGCGTGATCGTCGGCGCGGCGCTCATCCGCGCTGCCGGCGACGCGCCCGACCCGGCCCGCGCGGCATACGAGTTCGTCTGCGGCCTGCGATACTGGGCATGATCCCGCGCCCCACGCTTTCACTTCACCGCCCCGCGGGGCTGGCTGAACGACCCCAACGGCCTGGTCTATTTCGACGGCGAGTGGCACCTGTTCTACCAGCACAACCCGTTCGGCGACGACTGGGGACACATGAGCTGGGGGCACGCCATCGGTCACGACCTGGTGCAGTGGGGAGCATTTGCCGGTGGCGCTGCTCGAACAGCCCGAGTACATGATCTTCTCCGGCAGCGCAGCAGTGGACTGGGGCAACACGAGCGGCTTTGGCGATGGCGCTCGTCCGCCGCTGGTCGCCGCCTATACCGCGCACAGCCCGCACGAGCAAACCCAGCACATCGCCTTTAGCCTCGACCGCGGGCGCACGTGGACGCCCTACGGCGGCAACCCCGTGATCGCCATCGGCTCGCGCGAGTTCCGCGACCCCAAGCTGCTCTGGCACGCCCCGTCGAGGCGGTGGATCATGGCCTGTGTGCTGGCCGTATCAGCACCGGGTGCGCTTCTACGGCTCGCCTAACCTGCGCGACTGGCAGCACCTGAGCGACTTCGGCCCCGCCGGCGCGAACCACGGGCGTGTGGGAATGTCCCGATCTCTTTCCATTGCCGGTCGAAGGCCGGGTTGGCACAGCAGCGCTGGGTGCTCAAGGTGGACGAACAGCACTTCGGCGCGCAGTACTTTATCGGCGTGTTCGACGGCGAGCAATTTGCCTGCGACGACCCGCCGGATGTTGTCCGGCGCGTGGACTTCGGCAGAGACTTCTACGCTGCGCAAAGTTGGAACGACGCGCCCGACGGCCCGGCGCATCTGGCTGGCCTGGATGAGCCACTGGGACTATGCCGCGCGGAACGGCCGACCGCGCCTTGGCGCGGCATGATGAGGCGCGCCGCGCGAGTTGGCGCTGCGCCGCACCGGCGACGGGCTGCACCTCACACAGCGCCCGGCGCGTGAGCTGCGCTGGCTGCGACGCGCGCACTGGCGCATCGAGGATTCGCCCATCGGGGCGGCCAACGATCGGCTGCGCGCCATGCGCGCCCGCGGGATGGCGCTGGAGATCGCCGCGACGTTTGCCCACGCCGGCGATGCCGAGTTCGGCCTGAAAGTGCGCGTGGGCGCTGCGGAGGAGACCGTCATCGGCTACAGCCCCGCCGAGGGACGCTTGTTCGTGGATCGCAGCCGGTCGGGCGACGTGAGCTTCTCGCCGCGCTTCGACGAGTGGCACACCGCGCCCTGCGCGCTGCGTGGTGGCACGCCTTGTGCTCCATGCCCTGGTGGATGCGTGCTCGGTCGAAGTGTTCGCGGACGACGGGGCGCGCCGTCATCAGCGACTTGATCTTCCCCCGCCCGGAGAGCGACGGCCTGGCCATCTTCGGTGAAGGGGGCAACTCGCGTGCAGTCGCTAGACGTGTGGGCGTTGGCGTAAGCGCCCTTGGCGGCAACCCAGCCCGCGCACGGACGCGCTCAATCGCCGCGCTGATGCGATCCAAAGTGTAGCCGTTGGCGACGTGCAGAAAGCTGAACACGGGCGGATGCGTCGGCGGGGCGAGCAGGACATCGGCGATGACCGGCAGGTCGAGGCCGGCTTCGATCTCGCCGTCTCGCTCGGCGGCCTGGAGCAACCCGACGACGGTCATCCGTTGCCACTGGAAGGGCGCGCCGGTCGGGCTTTCCGGCAGCATCACCTCGCGCTGCGCCGCGCACAGCAGCGGCGCGTGCCGGGCGTTGAAGCGCACCACCGCGTCAAGGAACCACAGCAACTGCTCCAGCTTGCGTTCGCGCCGGGCGCTCATCTCGCGCAACGTGCTCAACGTGCGATCCTGAAACTCGGCCATCTGCGCGTCGAGCAACGCCAAGCACAGCTCGCCCTTGTTGGCGAAGTGGCGATAGAGCGTGCCCTGGCCGACCCGCGCGGCCTTGGCGATATCGGCCATATGCACGTTGGCGACGCCGCGTTTGACGAATAGCCTCTCTGCGGTCGCCAGGATGCGCTGACGATTTGCCACCGCGTCGGCGCGTTCGGCGCGCTGCGGCGCTTCGGCCAGAATCGGCAGGGAGGTGCTGCTTCGTTTCATGGGTCGCTCCTGGACGCCAACGCCCGGCGGGGCATCCGCTGCAGCTAGTGTAGTCGCTTTGTGCAGCGGGCGCTAGGGGGAAGTGCCGTTTGCGCCGCTTGACAAACGGACAAGTGTCCGTTATATATAAACGGACAAATGTCCTCTTAAAGAAATTCACGAAAGGAGATGACTGACGATGAGCTGGATACTCGACACCGCGCACACGAGCGTGAAGTTCTCGGCGCGCCACATGATGATCAGCACGGTCACC
It encodes:
- the trpA gene encoding tryptophan synthase alpha chain, with the translated sequence MTRQQQPTTHPQQPTTGDPRPHTGLAAIAAAFARAKAEGRPALMPYWSLGYPDVETSLRVIEAIARAGADLIELGVPFSDPLADGPVIQRANQIALERGITVSRGMQIAARARAAGVPIPFLAMGYLNPVVAYGEARYVADWQRAGADGLIVPDLPPEECGALKRECDARQMALVQFTAPTSTDARIGLATKYASGFIYVVSVAGVTGARDRLAEGLRDYVERVKARASGVPVAVGFGISKPEHVREVGQFADGVIVGAALIRAAGDAPDPARAAYEFVCGLRYWA
- a CDS encoding hypothetical protein (possible pseudo, frameshifted) codes for the protein MALLEQPEYMIFSGSAAVDWGNTSGFGDGARPPLVAAYTAHSPHEQTQHIAFSLDRGRTWTPYGGNPVIAIGSREFRDPKLLWHAPSRRWIMACVLAVSAPGALLRLA